In Chanodichthys erythropterus isolate Z2021 chromosome 18, ASM2448905v1, whole genome shotgun sequence, the following are encoded in one genomic region:
- the mrpl57 gene encoding large ribosomal subunit protein mL63 — MFLTLALLRKGIPGKQWIGKYRRPRAVTWQMKRNMIKRLEQEAENEYWISRPFMTLEQERGHAAQRREWMWQQIKAARQAKFPEHKYIADHLNHLKITKTWPS, encoded by the coding sequence ATGTTCTTGACTCTGGCACTTTTGCGAAAGGGGATCCCAGGAAAGCAGTGGATCGGGAAGTACCGTCGACCACGAGCAGTCACCTGGCAGATGAAGCGGAATATGATTAAACGTCTAGAACAGGAAGCAGAGAACGAATACTGGATCAGCCGGCCGTTCATGACGCTGGAACAGGAGCGAGGCCACGCAGCGCAGAGGCGGGAGTGGATGTGGCAGCAAATCAAAGCTGCACGACAAGCCAAGTTTCCTGAACACAAATACATTGCAGACCATCTCAACCACCTGAAAATCACCAAGACCTGGCCCAGCTAA